A genomic window from Mesosutterella faecium includes:
- the fabZ gene encoding 3-hydroxyacyl-ACP dehydratase FabZ, producing the protein MIKIYEIMDLLPHRFPFLLVDRVEEVSEDLTTITAYKNVTANEPQFTGHFPGAPVMPGVLIIEAMAQTCGILAMMRLGEEARKDKDSLYYFAGIDKARFKRVVLPGDRLVMKGHYLKDRLGIGWFECEASVDGNLVCKATLMCARRKIHE; encoded by the coding sequence ATGATAAAGATCTACGAGATCATGGATCTGCTTCCCCACAGATTCCCTTTCCTGCTGGTCGACCGGGTTGAGGAGGTGAGCGAAGACCTCACGACGATTACGGCCTACAAGAACGTGACCGCCAACGAGCCGCAGTTCACCGGGCACTTCCCCGGGGCCCCGGTGATGCCGGGGGTGCTCATCATCGAGGCGATGGCGCAGACCTGCGGCATTCTCGCCATGATGCGGCTGGGCGAGGAGGCCCGCAAGGACAAGGACTCGCTTTATTATTTCGCAGGCATCGACAAGGCCCGCTTCAAGCGCGTGGTGCTGCCCGGCGACAGGCTCGTGATGAAAGGGCACTACCTGAAGGACCGGCTGGGCATCGGCTGGTTCGAGTGCGAGGCCTCGGTCGACGGCAATCTGGTGTGCAAGGCGACGCTCATGTGCGCCCGGCGCAAAATCCACGAGTAA
- a CDS encoding amino acid ABC transporter permease has translation MDFTSITGSIPFILRGAAYTLELTASAALGAIILGTFLALGKMAKNRLLSLTVSAYVNLMRAVPLVLILFWFFFLVPVFIAWFTGSPIPVPVGPEKTALITFILFEAAYYAEIIRAGIQSISRGQLYACQALGLTFWQSMRHVILPQAFRNMGPVLLTQTIVLFQDTSLVYVLSATDFMGAVSKIAQRDSQLTLMYCFAAVCYFVVSFTLSSGVKHMQKKLAIIR, from the coding sequence ATGGACTTCACTTCAATCACGGGCTCCATTCCCTTCATTCTGCGCGGGGCCGCCTACACGCTTGAGCTCACGGCCTCGGCCGCCCTCGGGGCCATCATCCTCGGCACGTTCCTCGCCCTGGGCAAGATGGCGAAAAACCGCCTGCTCTCCCTGACGGTCTCGGCCTACGTGAACCTCATGCGCGCCGTGCCGCTCGTGCTGATCCTCTTCTGGTTCTTCTTCCTCGTGCCGGTGTTCATCGCCTGGTTCACCGGCTCGCCGATCCCCGTGCCCGTGGGGCCGGAAAAGACGGCTCTCATCACCTTCATTCTCTTTGAGGCGGCCTACTACGCCGAGATCATCCGCGCGGGCATCCAGTCCATCTCGAGAGGCCAGCTCTACGCCTGCCAGGCCCTCGGACTCACTTTCTGGCAGTCGATGAGGCACGTGATCCTGCCGCAGGCTTTCCGCAACATGGGCCCGGTGCTGCTCACGCAGACGATCGTGCTCTTCCAGGACACCTCGCTCGTGTACGTGCTCTCGGCCACCGACTTCATGGGAGCGGTCTCGAAAATCGCGCAGCGCGACAGCCAGCTCACGCTGATGTACTGCTTTGCCGCCGTGTGCTACTTCGTCGTGTCCTTCACCCTGTCCTCGGGCGTGAAGCACATGCAGAAAAAACTCGCTATCATCCGCTGA
- a CDS encoding amino acid ABC transporter ATP-binding protein: protein MIDIQNVSKWYGSFQVLKHCSCQVRQGEVVVVCGPSGSGKSTLIKTVNGLESVQEGKIFVNGVEVTNPKTNLTKLRSHVGMVFQHFELFPHLSIRENLVLAQMKVLKRSRDEATAKGLKLLERVGLGKQADKFPGQLSGGQQQRVAIARALAMDPICMLFDEPTSALDPEMINEVLDVMVELAHEGMTMMVVTHEMGFAKNVADRVIFLEAGEILEDSPKDEFFSNPKSDRAKHFLSKILSH from the coding sequence ATGATTGACATCCAGAACGTTTCAAAATGGTACGGCAGCTTTCAGGTTCTCAAGCACTGCAGCTGCCAGGTCCGCCAGGGCGAGGTCGTGGTGGTCTGCGGCCCGTCGGGTTCCGGAAAGTCCACCCTCATCAAGACCGTGAACGGACTCGAAAGCGTCCAGGAGGGGAAGATTTTCGTCAACGGCGTCGAGGTGACCAACCCGAAAACGAACCTCACGAAGCTTCGCAGCCACGTGGGCATGGTTTTCCAGCACTTCGAGCTTTTTCCCCACCTGTCGATCCGCGAGAACCTGGTGCTCGCCCAGATGAAGGTCCTCAAGCGCAGCCGCGATGAAGCCACCGCGAAGGGACTGAAGCTGCTCGAGCGCGTCGGGCTCGGCAAGCAGGCGGACAAGTTCCCCGGGCAGCTCTCCGGCGGCCAGCAGCAGCGAGTCGCCATCGCCCGGGCCCTCGCCATGGATCCGATATGCATGCTGTTTGACGAGCCGACGTCGGCGCTCGACCCGGAAATGATCAACGAGGTGCTCGACGTCATGGTCGAGCTCGCGCACGAAGGCATGACGATGATGGTGGTCACCCACGAGATGGGCTTTGCGAAGAACGTGGCCGACCGCGTGATCTTTCTCGAGGCGGGCGAGATCCTCGAGGACTCTCCGAAGGACGAATTCTTCAGCAACCCGAAGTCGGACCGCGCGAAGCACTTCCTCTCGAAGATCCTCTCGCACTGA
- the lpxB gene encoding lipid-A-disaccharide synthase, with translation MEGSPSKTNPEETLAPDLAHRNGAMWLAGEKSGDALAALVLPAVKERMGGALQYGIGGEAMVRAGLSAWKGIEALSVRGYVEVLRKLPSLLKLRSEVIERARAASPRVFVGVDAPDFNLGVEAELRRSGIPTVHFVSPSIWAWRPERIEKVRAAADLVLLVFPFEQAIYDRAGIPAVYVGHPMASQIPEKPDSWAARKRLAIDPQGPVFALLPGSRYDEIRWNGPCFLETARRVLRSEPESLFLVPAADEPRRLQIVNQLSGFPDVAARVRIFLGRSHDVLEACDAALIASGTATLEAALYKKPMVVSYRMPALSSIIMQSKGTTSCVSLPNILAGRNVVPEFLQYYAQPQFMAVSLLEQLRPERREALRPVFERMHESLRRDTAALASEAVAGAARRAP, from the coding sequence ATGGAAGGATCGCCTTCGAAGACAAATCCAGAGGAGACGCTCGCGCCCGACCTGGCGCACCGCAACGGCGCGATGTGGCTCGCCGGGGAGAAAAGCGGCGACGCGCTGGCCGCTCTCGTCCTTCCGGCCGTGAAAGAGCGCATGGGCGGGGCGCTTCAGTACGGGATCGGGGGCGAAGCGATGGTGCGCGCGGGGCTCTCGGCCTGGAAGGGCATTGAGGCGCTTTCCGTGCGAGGCTACGTCGAGGTGCTCCGAAAGCTTCCCTCCCTGCTGAAGCTGCGCTCCGAGGTGATCGAGCGCGCCCGCGCGGCCTCGCCGCGCGTCTTCGTGGGGGTCGATGCGCCGGACTTCAACCTCGGGGTCGAGGCGGAGCTGCGCCGCAGCGGCATCCCCACGGTTCACTTCGTGAGCCCCTCGATCTGGGCCTGGAGGCCCGAGCGGATTGAAAAGGTCCGCGCGGCCGCCGACCTTGTGCTTCTCGTCTTCCCGTTCGAGCAGGCAATCTACGACCGGGCCGGCATTCCCGCCGTCTACGTCGGCCACCCGATGGCCTCTCAGATTCCCGAAAAGCCGGATTCCTGGGCCGCCCGGAAGCGCCTCGCGATCGATCCGCAGGGACCGGTTTTTGCGCTTCTGCCGGGGTCGCGCTACGACGAGATCCGCTGGAACGGGCCGTGCTTTTTAGAGACCGCCCGCAGGGTGCTCCGCAGCGAGCCCGAGTCCCTTTTCCTTGTCCCGGCCGCAGATGAGCCCCGGCGCCTGCAGATCGTGAACCAGCTCTCCGGGTTTCCGGATGTCGCAGCGAGGGTTCGGATTTTCCTCGGGCGCAGCCATGACGTGCTGGAGGCCTGCGACGCGGCGCTCATCGCCTCCGGCACGGCCACGCTCGAGGCGGCGCTTTACAAAAAGCCCATGGTCGTGAGCTACCGGATGCCCGCCCTCTCCTCGATCATCATGCAGAGCAAGGGCACCACCTCGTGCGTGAGCCTGCCCAACATCCTCGCGGGCCGGAACGTCGTCCCGGAGTTCCTGCAGTATTACGCGCAGCCCCAGTTCATGGCGGTGAGCCTGCTCGAGCAGCTGAGGCCCGAGCGGCGCGAGGCCCTGCGCCCGGTTTTCGAGCGGATGCATGAGTCGCTGCGGCGCGACACTGCGGCGCTCGCCTCCGAGGCCGTGGCCGGAGCCGCCCGGCGGGCGCCATGA
- a CDS encoding transporter substrate-binding domain-containing protein: protein MKLSTVMVALASLAVAGTAVAAPALTGTLKKAKDTGIFTIGYRDSSVPFSYLDADGKPIGYGMEICKRVAAEVGKAVGRKLTIKWQPITSGNRIPLLLNGTYDLECGSTTNSKERQKQVDFGTTYFRIGVTAAVKKNSSINSFKDLNGKNVSTTAGTTSVTLLRDLRKKGIVTRVTPAKDHAEAFQLLAQDRVVANVMDDILLAGQIANSKKPGDFRLLKESISEEPYGPMLRKDPQFKALVDKTITGMIKSGEMKKLYDTWFTKPIKPHNVNLNFPMNEPTKRAFASPNSEGI, encoded by the coding sequence ATGAAGCTCAGCACTGTCATGGTTGCCCTCGCCAGCCTCGCCGTCGCCGGCACAGCGGTCGCCGCCCCCGCCCTCACCGGCACGCTCAAGAAGGCGAAGGACACCGGCATCTTCACGATCGGCTACCGCGACTCTTCGGTGCCCTTCTCCTACCTCGACGCCGACGGCAAGCCCATCGGCTACGGCATGGAGATCTGCAAGCGGGTTGCCGCCGAAGTGGGCAAGGCCGTGGGCCGCAAGCTCACGATCAAGTGGCAGCCCATCACCTCCGGAAACCGCATCCCGCTGCTGCTCAACGGCACCTACGACCTCGAATGCGGCTCGACCACCAACTCGAAGGAGCGCCAGAAGCAGGTCGACTTCGGCACGACTTACTTCCGCATCGGCGTCACGGCCGCGGTGAAGAAGAACTCCTCCATCAACTCCTTCAAGGACCTCAACGGCAAGAACGTGTCGACCACGGCCGGCACCACTTCCGTCACGCTGCTGCGCGACCTGAGGAAGAAAGGCATCGTCACGCGCGTCACCCCGGCCAAGGATCACGCCGAGGCCTTCCAGCTGCTCGCCCAGGACCGCGTTGTGGCCAACGTGATGGACGACATCCTGCTTGCCGGCCAGATTGCGAACTCCAAGAAGCCGGGCGACTTCAGGCTGCTGAAGGAGTCGATCTCCGAGGAGCCCTACGGGCCGATGCTGCGCAAGGATCCGCAGTTCAAGGCGCTCGTTGACAAGACGATCACCGGCATGATCAAGAGCGGCGAGATGAAGAAGCTCTACGACACCTGGTTCACCAAGCCGATCAAGCCGCATAACGTGAATCTCAACTTCCCGATGAACGAGCCGACGAAGCGCGCCTTCGCCAGCCCGAACTCGGAGGGCATCTGA
- the lpxA gene encoding acyl-ACP--UDP-N-acetylglucosamine O-acyltransferase, with the protein MAKIHPMSVVDPAAEIDEGVEIGPFCVVGPHVKIASGTVLMSHVSVLNRTTIGRNNKIFAGACIGCLPQDKKYAGEDTSLEVGDDNVIRENCTMSIGTVQDEGVTRVGSRGLYMANVHVAHDCRVGNDVILANNVGLAGHVHVKDFAIIGGQAGVHQFVHIGEHAMVGGGSMVVRDVPPFVICSGYPAEPHGLNSIGLRRRGFTADQLSALKHCYRIIYRENLTVAEANVKLQALEAEEPQFRDLIELIRVAVADSPRGIIR; encoded by the coding sequence ATGGCAAAAATCCATCCGATGTCAGTGGTCGATCCGGCCGCCGAGATTGACGAGGGTGTGGAGATCGGTCCCTTCTGCGTGGTCGGACCCCATGTGAAAATCGCTTCAGGCACGGTCCTGATGAGCCATGTTTCGGTGCTCAACCGGACCACGATAGGCCGCAACAACAAGATTTTCGCGGGAGCCTGCATCGGCTGCCTGCCGCAGGACAAGAAGTACGCGGGCGAGGATACGAGCCTCGAGGTGGGCGATGACAACGTGATCCGCGAGAACTGCACGATGTCGATCGGCACCGTCCAGGACGAGGGCGTCACGCGCGTCGGCTCCCGGGGCCTGTACATGGCGAACGTGCATGTCGCGCATGACTGCCGCGTAGGCAATGACGTGATTCTTGCAAACAACGTGGGGCTTGCCGGCCACGTGCATGTGAAGGACTTCGCGATCATCGGCGGGCAGGCGGGCGTGCACCAGTTTGTGCACATCGGCGAGCACGCGATGGTGGGCGGCGGCTCCATGGTGGTGCGCGACGTGCCTCCTTTCGTCATCTGCTCGGGCTATCCGGCCGAGCCCCACGGGCTCAATTCGATCGGACTGCGCCGGCGCGGCTTTACGGCCGACCAGCTCTCCGCCCTCAAGCACTGCTACCGCATCATTTACCGGGAAAACCTCACGGTGGCGGAAGCGAACGTGAAGCTGCAGGCGCTGGAGGCCGAAGAGCCGCAGTTCCGCGACCTGATTGAACTTATTCGGGTCGCAGTGGCCGACAGCCCCCGCGGCATCATCCGCTGA
- the rnhB gene encoding ribonuclease HII, translating into MRRRAAAPDASAFTGDLFGAEDWSGEVVAGVDEAGRGPLCGNVVAAAVILDPRRPIEGLRDSKKLTEARREQLAPVIREKAAAWGVGEATPQEIDELNILQATMLAMRRAVEALPEGARPTLVLVDGNRTPKLGIPCRAIVKGDDRVKAISAASILAKTCRDAELRRLDQAYPQYGFARHKGYGTSQHLEAIRRYGLIEGVYRRSFAPISALTGWKREKK; encoded by the coding sequence ATGAGGCGGCGCGCGGCAGCGCCGGACGCCTCCGCCTTCACGGGGGACCTTTTCGGCGCAGAGGACTGGTCGGGGGAGGTCGTGGCCGGAGTCGATGAAGCAGGGCGCGGGCCGCTTTGCGGAAACGTCGTTGCCGCCGCAGTGATCCTCGACCCCCGCAGGCCGATCGAGGGCCTGCGGGACTCCAAGAAGCTCACCGAGGCGCGGCGCGAGCAGCTCGCGCCCGTGATCCGCGAGAAGGCGGCGGCCTGGGGCGTGGGCGAGGCGACGCCTCAGGAAATCGATGAACTCAACATCCTGCAGGCGACGATGCTCGCCATGCGGCGGGCGGTCGAGGCTCTGCCGGAGGGCGCGCGGCCGACCCTGGTGCTGGTTGACGGCAACCGCACGCCGAAACTCGGCATTCCCTGCCGCGCGATCGTGAAGGGCGATGACCGGGTGAAGGCGATCTCGGCCGCCTCAATCCTCGCAAAGACCTGTCGGGACGCCGAGCTGCGGCGGCTTGATCAGGCTTATCCTCAGTACGGCTTCGCCCGCCACAAGGGCTACGGCACGAGCCAGCACCTCGAGGCGATCCGCCGCTACGGCCTGATCGAGGGCGTGTACCGCAGGAGCTTTGCGCCGATCAGCGCCCTCACGGGCTGGAAAAGGGAGAAAAAATGA
- a CDS encoding exonuclease SbcCD subunit D C-terminal domain-containing protein, with product MFKLLHTSDWHLGKELLGESTIGVSRSMLEWLLGVCRERAVDGLVVAGDVFDVSTPSNQAQKLYYGFLARLQRTGCRHVVITPGNHDSANFLRAPAEMLSRQGIIVSGPDPESEAVVLCDAAGRPELGVAAVPFLRESDMRASVEEITEGERWALYARGVAAHYGRVRAALERKMGESAAPRIATGHFFATGAAVTPDPETGEAPVTVGTLGAVPVSVTGGGWDYVGLGHIHRPQKVGGDAVRYCGSPYPLSFREVENSSQVVLVTLRGHGEPPEIEPIPVPRFQPMVRLEGDADALRAAMDRVSREQPGAWVEANYTGVSEQLALNEELGSLAGRLGVRLLAVRNQLAFRKALEATAGAVSLHDFTPEQVFLQFLKDAHADEASTRRMLGTFREAAALVEAERAARRASSRDDAPAQPQPKESK from the coding sequence TTGTTCAAACTTCTTCACACATCGGACTGGCATCTCGGCAAGGAGCTGCTGGGGGAAAGCACCATCGGGGTCAGCCGCTCCATGCTCGAGTGGCTTCTCGGAGTGTGCAGGGAGCGCGCAGTGGACGGCCTGGTCGTCGCGGGCGACGTCTTCGATGTCTCCACGCCTTCGAACCAGGCCCAGAAGCTCTACTACGGTTTTCTCGCCCGGCTGCAGCGCACGGGCTGTCGCCATGTGGTCATTACGCCGGGCAACCATGACTCTGCCAATTTCCTGCGCGCGCCGGCCGAGATGCTCTCCCGGCAGGGCATCATCGTCTCCGGCCCGGATCCGGAAAGCGAGGCCGTGGTGCTGTGCGACGCCGCAGGCCGCCCGGAGCTGGGCGTGGCCGCGGTGCCGTTTCTGCGCGAGAGCGACATGCGCGCGAGCGTTGAGGAAATCACGGAGGGGGAGCGCTGGGCGCTTTACGCCCGGGGAGTGGCCGCGCATTACGGCAGGGTGCGTGCGGCGCTGGAGCGCAAGATGGGGGAAAGCGCCGCGCCCAGGATTGCGACCGGGCATTTCTTCGCCACCGGCGCGGCCGTCACTCCCGACCCTGAAACCGGCGAGGCGCCTGTCACCGTCGGGACTCTCGGGGCTGTGCCGGTTTCCGTGACGGGCGGGGGCTGGGACTACGTGGGCCTCGGGCACATCCACCGTCCGCAGAAGGTCGGGGGCGATGCCGTGCGCTACTGCGGCTCGCCTTACCCGCTGTCCTTCCGCGAGGTGGAGAACAGCAGCCAGGTGGTGCTTGTCACGCTGCGCGGTCACGGCGAACCGCCTGAAATCGAGCCGATCCCCGTGCCGCGCTTCCAGCCCATGGTGCGCCTGGAGGGCGACGCGGATGCGCTTCGGGCGGCCATGGACCGTGTCTCGCGCGAACAGCCCGGGGCCTGGGTGGAGGCGAACTACACGGGGGTGAGCGAGCAGCTCGCTCTCAATGAAGAGCTCGGCAGCCTCGCCGGGCGGCTCGGCGTGAGGCTGCTTGCGGTGCGCAACCAGCTCGCCTTCCGAAAGGCGCTCGAAGCCACCGCGGGAGCGGTGTCCCTGCACGATTTCACCCCCGAGCAGGTTTTTCTCCAGTTCCTGAAGGACGCGCACGCCGACGAAGCCTCGACGCGCAGGATGCTCGGAACTTTTCGCGAGGCTGCGGCCCTGGTCGAAGCCGAGCGGGCCGCCCGGCGCGCGTCCTCCAGAGACGACGCCCCCGCGCAGCCGCAGCCCAAGGAAAGCAAATGA
- a CDS encoding amino acid ABC transporter permease: protein MGLDMDWSTLLAMSDLADEPWWEYMLGGAGITIALTLSAGALALAIGTLIGVIRAVPNRFLNWFGETWVEVFRNVPLLVQLFLWYFVLPEFVPPLKSWMISTDPVYGEFFCAFMCLGIFTSVRVAENVKSGIRSLPRGQLSAAYALGMTTAQAYRYVLLPVAFRITLPPLNSEAMNLMKNTATSLTIGLADLTLRSHEMGEMTFQFFVAFCFATIVYIVISMTINRSMAALERAVAIPGYIHR, encoded by the coding sequence ATGGGTCTCGACATGGACTGGTCCACGCTGCTGGCGATGAGCGACCTCGCAGACGAACCCTGGTGGGAGTACATGCTGGGCGGCGCGGGGATCACGATTGCCCTTACGCTCTCGGCCGGAGCTCTCGCGCTCGCGATTGGAACTCTGATCGGCGTGATCCGCGCGGTGCCGAACCGCTTCCTCAACTGGTTCGGAGAAACCTGGGTCGAGGTCTTCCGCAACGTCCCGCTGCTCGTCCAGCTCTTTCTCTGGTACTTTGTGCTGCCGGAGTTCGTCCCGCCGCTTAAAAGCTGGATGATCAGCACGGACCCGGTCTACGGGGAGTTTTTCTGCGCCTTCATGTGCCTCGGGATCTTCACCTCCGTGCGCGTGGCGGAAAACGTGAAGTCGGGCATCCGGTCGCTGCCGCGCGGGCAGCTCTCCGCAGCCTACGCGCTGGGCATGACCACGGCCCAGGCCTACCGCTACGTGCTGCTGCCGGTCGCTTTCCGGATCACGCTGCCGCCTCTTAACTCCGAGGCGATGAACCTCATGAAGAACACGGCGACCTCCCTCACGATCGGACTGGCCGACCTCACGCTGCGCTCGCACGAAATGGGCGAAATGACCTTCCAGTTCTTCGTCGCGTTCTGCTTCGCCACGATCGTCTACATCGTGATCTCGATGACGATCAACCGCAGCATGGCCGCCCTCGAGCGCGCCGTGGCGATTCCCGGATACATCCACCGCTGA
- a CDS encoding TrmH family RNA methyltransferase, translating to MIRESAVSITSEANERVKGWKKLASQPRQIRRERLCLAEGLHIAMSARDASYPVNALILRDGEASPEAEALVREITGAARRSGRRPPRLYLLAPAVYESIAPVEKGCGLMMELPLPPEPAADALRGLDALFLDGVQDPGNAGTLIRTAVASGVRVIAASPGTVELWSPKVLRSAMGAHFGAHILENVKASELALRFAGRRIAADARGGRDLYDTKGWESGPVVWLMGAEGPGLSQQALAAAELRLYIPIEPATESLNVAAAAAVCLFEQRRRRRFGADGARRG from the coding sequence ATGATCAGGGAGAGCGCCGTTTCAATCACAAGCGAGGCCAACGAACGCGTGAAGGGCTGGAAAAAGCTGGCCTCTCAGCCGCGGCAGATCCGCCGCGAAAGACTCTGCCTCGCCGAGGGGCTTCACATCGCCATGTCGGCGCGCGACGCCTCGTACCCTGTGAATGCCTTGATCCTGAGGGACGGGGAGGCCTCGCCGGAGGCCGAAGCGCTCGTGCGCGAGATCACCGGCGCGGCCCGCCGCTCCGGCCGCAGGCCGCCCCGGCTCTACCTCCTTGCGCCCGCGGTCTACGAGTCCATCGCCCCGGTTGAAAAGGGCTGCGGGCTCATGATGGAGCTGCCGCTGCCGCCGGAGCCTGCGGCTGACGCGCTGCGCGGTCTTGACGCTCTTTTTCTCGACGGCGTCCAGGATCCGGGCAACGCCGGCACGCTGATTCGGACGGCCGTCGCTTCGGGCGTGCGCGTGATCGCCGCAAGCCCGGGCACGGTCGAGCTCTGGTCTCCCAAGGTGCTTCGAAGCGCCATGGGGGCGCATTTCGGGGCCCATATTCTGGAAAACGTGAAGGCCTCCGAGCTCGCGCTCCGGTTTGCCGGCCGCAGAATCGCAGCCGACGCCCGCGGCGGCCGCGACCTCTACGACACTAAGGGCTGGGAGTCCGGCCCCGTGGTCTGGCTCATGGGCGCCGAGGGCCCGGGGCTCTCGCAGCAGGCGCTTGCGGCGGCCGAGCTGCGGCTTTACATCCCGATCGAACCGGCGACGGAAAGCCTCAACGTGGCCGCGGCAGCCGCCGTCTGCCTTTTCGAGCAGCGGCGCCGCAGGCGCTTTGGCGCGGACGGCGCCCGCCGGGGCTGA